A DNA window from Bacillota bacterium contains the following coding sequences:
- a CDS encoding PucR family transcriptional regulator ligand-binding domain-containing protein, whose amino-acid sequence MKRRAGEGPPLSLHDKSERSAGKPRAATNLPRRSTSVSYDKGSWFGLQNQLTGGAGLARPAQNPSSRQAAVKASDLTFGVALRAILGAPPLEQCQVLAGAGGLDRPVTGVNVLEAPDIANWLGSNDLVLTTGYAFREEPAILTEVVRQLNDRHASGLGVKLNRFLTSLPEETLRLADELDFPILSIPYDTKWISIIDKVTSGILRLQADLLDRAEEIHRSLCDLLLSDCSLSDIVNGFARVCGCRAALVEPTGTILSVSKSFPSAEIRQLRERLGQAVRRDGEPSPAEPAILTIEGRQYSSLPVLLSPSRCHSYLVCEQMNDYLTDYVARSVVTFISLQAQKMQTNEHISARVRDDFLRDLLDGSLHAPTEAFRKRTQAFGWDLDRGAAVIAVALPRFTEITASLEGDEEIQLFMEQIRSALREVAEGPVVVAGGHAIILQSPSRGARPEKGAVQAAEAAIGELRQVVDYPCSAGIGSFGELPEVHRSYSEAKEALTIGLRLKGPGHVTHYSELGVYRVLRTDDRATVGFCREYLQPLIDYDKEHNASLIGTLNAYFAAGRDVKATSKALFLHYQTVHYRLRKAFQLLGINPSEPEAILNLQIALKIAAVEGLAGGPPV is encoded by the coding sequence ATGAAGCGGCGGGCCGGTGAAGGCCCGCCGTTGTCATTGCATGATAAGTCCGAACGCTCAGCAGGAAAACCTCGGGCTGCGACCAATCTCCCTAGACGGAGCACTAGCGTCAGTTATGATAAAGGGAGCTGGTTTGGTTTGCAGAACCAGTTGACTGGCGGGGCCGGTCTGGCCCGGCCCGCCCAGAATCCTTCATCTCGGCAAGCCGCCGTTAAGGCTTCTGACTTGACTTTCGGGGTCGCCTTGCGGGCCATTCTCGGGGCTCCACCTTTGGAGCAGTGCCAAGTCTTGGCCGGGGCCGGTGGTCTCGACCGCCCCGTAACCGGTGTCAATGTCTTGGAGGCCCCGGACATCGCCAACTGGCTCGGCTCCAACGATCTAGTCCTGACCACCGGCTACGCCTTTCGGGAAGAACCGGCCATCCTTACCGAAGTCGTCAGGCAGCTCAATGACCGGCATGCCAGCGGGCTGGGGGTCAAACTCAACCGGTTTCTCACCTCCCTTCCCGAAGAAACGCTCAGACTAGCCGACGAACTCGACTTCCCCATCCTGTCCATCCCCTACGACACCAAGTGGATCTCCATCATCGACAAGGTGACCTCCGGCATCCTCCGGCTCCAGGCGGATCTGCTGGATCGGGCGGAGGAAATCCACCGCAGCCTCTGTGACCTTCTGCTCTCTGATTGTTCACTCTCAGACATCGTCAACGGGTTCGCCCGGGTCTGCGGCTGCCGGGCAGCCCTGGTGGAACCGACGGGAACCATCCTCTCGGTCAGCAAGTCCTTCCCCTCGGCCGAGATTCGGCAGCTCCGCGAGCGGCTCGGTCAAGCCGTGCGACGGGACGGCGAACCTTCACCTGCGGAACCGGCTATCCTCACGATAGAAGGCCGGCAGTACTCCTCCCTTCCCGTCCTCCTGTCCCCGTCAAGGTGTCATTCCTATCTGGTCTGCGAACAGATGAACGACTATCTGACTGACTATGTGGCCAGAAGTGTCGTCACCTTCATCTCCCTTCAAGCCCAGAAGATGCAGACCAACGAGCACATCAGCGCCAGAGTCCGGGACGACTTCCTCCGCGACCTGCTGGACGGCTCTCTACACGCCCCCACTGAAGCCTTTCGCAAGAGGACGCAGGCCTTCGGTTGGGACTTGGATCGTGGGGCGGCGGTCATCGCGGTCGCTCTGCCCAGGTTCACGGAGATCACCGCCAGCCTCGAAGGGGACGAGGAAATCCAGCTGTTCATGGAGCAGATCCGCAGCGCCTTGCGAGAGGTGGCCGAAGGACCGGTAGTCGTCGCCGGCGGGCACGCCATCATCCTGCAATCCCCGTCCAGGGGGGCAAGGCCGGAAAAAGGGGCGGTTCAAGCCGCCGAAGCGGCCATTGGCGAACTTCGTCAGGTGGTCGACTACCCTTGTTCGGCTGGGATTGGCTCTTTTGGCGAGCTTCCCGAGGTTCACCGAAGCTACTCGGAAGCCAAGGAAGCCTTGACCATAGGCTTGCGTTTAAAGGGCCCCGGCCATGTAACCCACTACTCTGAGTTGGGGGTCTACCGAGTTCTCAGAACCGATGACCGGGCCACCGTCGGATTCTGCCGGGAATACCTGCAGCCGTTGATCGATTATGACAAAGAGCACAATGCTTCCCTCATTGGAACGCTCAATGCCTATTTCGCCGCGGGGCGTGACGTTAAGGCGACCTCGAAGGCCCTCTTCCTGCATTATCAGACCGTCCATTACCGCCTGCGGAAGGCCTTTCAGCTCTTGGGGATCAACCCCTCCGAGCCGGAGGCCATACTGAACCTCCAGATTGCGCTCAAGATCGCCGCCGTAGAG